Proteins encoded together in one Lepus europaeus isolate LE1 chromosome 13, mLepTim1.pri, whole genome shotgun sequence window:
- the PELI1 gene encoding E3 ubiquitin-protein ligase pellino homolog 1, which yields MFSPDQENHPSKAPVKYGELIVLGYNGSLPNGDRGRRKSRFALFKRPKANGVKPSTVHIACTPQAAKAISNKDQHSISYTLSRAQTVVVEYTHDSNTDMFQIGRSTESPIDFVVTDTVPGSQSNSDTQSVQSTISRFACRIICERNPPFTARIYAAGFDSSKNIFLGEKAAKWKTSDGQMDGLTTNGVLVMHPRNGFTEDSKPGIWREISVCGNVFSLRETRSAQQRGKMVEVETNQLQDGSLIDLCGATLLWRTAEGLSHTPTVKHLEALRQEINAARPQCPVGFNTLAFPSMKRKDVVDEKQPWVYLNCGHVHGYHNWGNKEERDGKDRECPMCRSVGPYVPLWLGCEAGFYVDAGPPTHAFSPCGHVCSEKTTAYWSQIPLPHGTHTFHAACPFCAHQLAGEQGYIRLIFQGPLD from the exons ATGTTTTCTCCTGATCAAGAAAATCATCCTTCCAAGGCACCAGTAAAATATGGTGAACTCATTGTCTTAGG GTATAATGGGTCTCTCCCAAATGGCgatagaggaaggaggaaaagtaGGTTTGCTTTGTTTAAAAGACCTAAGGCAAATGGGGTGAAGCCCAGCACTGTGCATATTGCATGTACTCCTCAGGCtgcaaag GCAATAAGCAACAAGGACCAGCACAGTATATCCTATACTTTATCTCGGGCCCAGACAGTGGTGGTTGAATATACTCATGACAGCAACACTGATATGTTTCAG ATTGGTCGATCTACTGAAAGTCCCATTGATTTTGTGGTAACTGACACAGTTCCTGGAAGTCAGAGTAATTCTGATACACAGTCAGTACAAAGCACTATATCAAGATTTGCCTGTAGGATCATATGTGAACGGAATCCCCCTTTTACAGCACGGATTTATGCTGCAGGATTTGATTCATCAAAAAACATCTTTCTTGGG GAGAAGGCTGCCAAATGGAAGACATCAGATGGGCAGATGGATGGCTTGACCACTAATGGTGTTCTTGTGATGCATCCACGCAATGGATTCACAGAAGACTCCAAGCCTGGAATATGGAGAGAAATATCAGTGTGTGGAAATGTGTTTAGCCTGCGTGAAACCAGAtcagctcagcagagaggaaaAATG GTGGAAGTTGAAACCAATCAGTTACAAGATGGCTCCTTAATTGACCTCTGTGGGGCAACGTTGCTGTGGCGCACTGCAGAGGGCCTTTCCCACACTCCTACAGTGAAGCATTTAGAAGCTTTAAGGCAGGAAATCAATGCAGCACGACCTCAGTGCCCTGTAGGGTTCAACACACTAGCATTTCctagtatgaagagaaaagatGTGGTGGATGAAAAGCAACCATGGGTATATCTAAACTGCGGCCATGTACATGGCTATCATAACTGGGGAAACAAAGAAGAACGTGACGGAAAAGATCGTGAATGTCCTATGTGTAGGTCTGTTGGTCCCTATGTCCCTCTGTGGCTTGGATGTGAAGCTGGATTTTATGTGGACGCCGGCCCTCCAACCCATGCGTTTAGCCCATGTGGGCATGTGTGTTCAGAAAAGACAACTGCCTATTGGTCCCAGATCCCGCTTCCTCATGGTACTCACACTTTTCATGCAGCCTGTCCTTTTTGCGCACATCAGTTGGCTGGTGAACAAGGCTACATCAGACTTATTTTCCAAGGACCTCTAGACTAA